One part of the Tunicatimonas pelagia genome encodes these proteins:
- a CDS encoding ABC transporter permease has translation MLDNNFKTAWRHLVKNKLFSFINVTGLAIGMAACLVIFRYVSFELSYDTFHQHQDCLYRVVLSDYTQGKFQGMSPSTVAGLESALNNTFSEDLLIVRLTPLSKTIVTYHTQEPKAVKFIEERLVYADPTFLHAFSFPLIKGDLNSALSSPHTAVISTTVAKKYFNHQDPIGKLLSIGEGEPFRVEGVIEDMPENSHLQFDFILSYSTLGSQKDEDWSWQDTYTYLMLPPYLSPKDLETTLTTIVRQHHKEGSLDQYHLQRLTDIYLDDSIRSNVIKMGNARTVYFLLAIGIVLMLMALINFVNLSSIKSLDRMKEIGIRRVMGANRGHLVRQFLVEAGLLNSFALLIGLCLIFVVTSLFEHWSLPHLFSGQQYWFWLFVGGLLLANTLISGLYPIFTFTFFPTALRTLKTYSKTTIRGLGFAKYLILFQFIASLVLLTGIIIIDQQLSYMRSQQLAIDISRTLIVQAPHLTDQSTSSRFEAFKSELASYSLINSITHSTSVPGEPIDWNRSDIKLGSIDTESLFPSNIIAVGYDFVTAYGLTILVGRDFQPAITNDKSAMLINEAAAKQFGFSTLEEGLGQSVFMGSREFHIIGVVNDYHHLSLKESIDPILYFIGSTRRPIYSIKLSTENLPTTLATIQDSWERMYPDNVFSYFFLDEFFDQQYRSDQQFEMLTSWFSGLTILLACMGLFGLTTYTAVQRTQEIGIRKVLGASVVNILLMLSKGQFRLIFIAIFVSAPIANYFFTEWLNEFAYRITIRWWMLVAPGILILLISLLTIARQTIKAANRNPIDSLRYE, from the coding sequence ATGTTAGATAATAATTTTAAAACCGCCTGGCGGCACTTAGTAAAGAATAAACTGTTTTCCTTTATTAATGTGACAGGATTAGCCATAGGAATGGCAGCTTGTTTGGTGATTTTTCGCTACGTAAGTTTTGAATTGAGCTACGACACCTTTCACCAGCACCAAGATTGTCTCTATCGAGTGGTGCTATCTGATTACACGCAGGGTAAATTTCAAGGAATGTCACCCTCCACAGTAGCTGGATTGGAATCTGCTCTAAATAATACCTTCTCGGAAGATCTACTAATTGTCCGACTAACTCCATTATCGAAGACCATTGTTACATATCACACTCAAGAGCCAAAGGCAGTCAAATTCATTGAAGAAAGATTAGTTTACGCTGACCCTACCTTTCTACACGCTTTTTCTTTCCCGCTAATAAAAGGTGATTTAAATTCAGCACTGTCATCTCCGCACACTGCCGTCATCTCTACTACCGTCGCCAAAAAGTATTTTAATCATCAAGACCCTATTGGAAAACTACTGAGCATAGGAGAAGGTGAGCCTTTTCGTGTAGAAGGAGTAATAGAAGATATGCCTGAAAATTCTCATTTACAGTTTGACTTTATCCTTTCCTATTCAACACTAGGCAGTCAAAAAGACGAAGACTGGAGCTGGCAAGATACTTATACCTATTTGATGCTTCCTCCCTACTTATCACCCAAAGATTTAGAGACTACATTGACCACCATTGTTAGGCAACATCATAAGGAAGGGAGTTTAGATCAATACCACTTGCAGCGTCTTACGGATATTTACTTGGATGACTCTATTCGCTCTAACGTCATTAAGATGGGTAACGCCAGAACAGTCTACTTTCTTCTAGCTATTGGAATAGTATTAATGCTGATGGCCCTAATCAACTTTGTCAACCTTTCTTCTATAAAAAGCTTAGACCGTATGAAAGAAATCGGTATCCGAAGGGTAATGGGGGCTAATCGCGGGCATCTCGTTCGGCAATTCTTAGTGGAAGCAGGACTACTGAACAGCTTTGCTTTGCTCATCGGTCTATGCCTTATTTTTGTCGTAACTTCTTTGTTTGAACATTGGAGCTTACCTCATCTTTTCTCTGGGCAACAGTACTGGTTTTGGCTTTTCGTAGGAGGTTTATTACTAGCCAATACTCTCATCTCAGGACTTTATCCGATCTTTACTTTCACTTTTTTTCCTACTGCTTTACGTACCCTAAAAACGTATTCTAAAACCACAATTAGAGGGCTTGGTTTTGCGAAATATCTTATTCTATTTCAGTTCATAGCTTCGTTGGTATTGCTGACTGGTATTATCATTATTGATCAGCAGCTTTCCTATATGAGAAGCCAACAACTAGCCATCGACATTTCACGAACACTCATTGTCCAAGCTCCTCATCTGACCGATCAAAGTACTTCATCAAGATTCGAGGCATTTAAAAGCGAGTTGGCAAGCTACTCATTAATCAATAGTATCACTCATTCTACCAGTGTACCTGGCGAGCCTATCGACTGGAACAGATCCGATATCAAGTTAGGAAGTATTGACACTGAATCACTTTTTCCATCCAATATCATCGCTGTAGGGTATGATTTTGTGACCGCTTACGGGCTTACTATACTGGTTGGGCGAGACTTCCAGCCAGCAATAACCAATGATAAATCGGCTATGTTAATTAATGAAGCAGCTGCAAAACAATTTGGTTTTTCTACCTTAGAAGAAGGATTGGGTCAATCTGTTTTTATGGGTAGTCGCGAATTTCACATTATTGGGGTGGTGAATGATTATCACCATCTTTCCCTAAAAGAATCCATTGATCCTATACTATACTTTATTGGTTCTACTCGCCGACCGATATATTCGATTAAGCTCAGTACCGAAAACCTACCTACCACCCTAGCGACCATTCAAGATAGTTGGGAGAGGATGTACCCAGATAATGTGTTTTCATATTTCTTTTTAGATGAATTCTTTGACCAGCAGTATAGAAGCGACCAACAATTTGAGATGCTCACCTCTTGGTTTTCAGGGTTAACTATTTTGCTGGCCTGTATGGGTCTTTTCGGTCTGACTACTTACACAGCTGTACAACGAACCCAAGAAATCGGCATCCGAAAAGTATTGGGTGCCTCAGTTGTCAACATTTTGCTAATGCTTTCCAAAGGACAATTTAGGCTAATTTTCATCGCTATTTTTGTCTCAGCACCGATTGCTAACTATTTCTTCACTGAATGGCTTAATGAGTTTGCTTACCGTATTACTATACGATGGTGGATGTTGGTAGCACCTGGTATACTTATTCTACTCATTTCATTGCTCACTATCGCCAGACAAACCATAAAAGCTGCTAATCGGAACCCGATAGATAGTTTGCGATATGAATAA
- a CDS encoding AGE family epimerase/isomerase, with protein sequence MRYLMIILSLIALACTSQEGAEQKPKQTTKVPNQDSIYSQVSQNWSDVLEAWYPRALDTAYGGYLANWTYDWQIAEQQNKMIVTQARHLWTTAKVLKDHPNDTLYQRATKLGFDFLKNRMWDKTHGGFYWRTNREGEPVLEGEGEYKKVYGHAFGIYALAAYTQADTTEEVLSFAKKAFLWLDEHAHDAEHGGYFSVLHRDGTPLTTEEQSVENLPVTWIYKEQNAGIHLLEAFTELYRVWPDSLVRERLIEMLHLVRDTMVNERGHLNLFFTSDWQPISYADSSQTAWEANYDVDHVSFGHDIETAFLMLDASEVLGNFEYDQTLSVAKTLVDHTLKAGFDPARSGIYQRGYYLPDDSTVSIIDSEKDWWSQAEGLNTLLLFAELYPDEPQYAEEFADLWKYTRTYLIDYENQGWYNLGLDITPESRTASKGQAWKANYHNGRTLMSLIARLSP encoded by the coding sequence ATGCGCTACCTGATGATCATCCTTTCGCTGATTGCCCTTGCTTGCACTTCGCAGGAAGGTGCCGAGCAAAAGCCTAAACAGACGACCAAAGTGCCTAATCAGGATTCTATCTACTCTCAAGTAAGTCAAAACTGGAGTGATGTCTTGGAAGCTTGGTATCCCCGAGCTTTAGATACGGCTTACGGCGGCTACTTAGCAAACTGGACGTACGATTGGCAAATAGCTGAGCAGCAGAATAAAATGATCGTCACCCAAGCCCGCCACCTCTGGACTACCGCTAAAGTACTGAAAGATCACCCTAACGATACGCTTTATCAGCGAGCAACGAAGCTCGGATTCGATTTTCTGAAAAATAGGATGTGGGATAAAACTCACGGTGGGTTCTACTGGCGAACCAACCGGGAAGGAGAACCAGTTTTAGAAGGGGAGGGGGAATATAAGAAGGTGTACGGTCATGCTTTCGGAATTTACGCTTTAGCGGCCTACACTCAGGCGGATACTACCGAAGAGGTGCTCTCTTTCGCTAAAAAAGCTTTTCTCTGGTTAGATGAGCATGCGCACGATGCAGAGCATGGTGGCTATTTTTCGGTATTGCATCGAGATGGAACTCCTTTAACTACCGAAGAGCAAAGCGTTGAAAATCTGCCAGTTACCTGGATTTATAAGGAGCAAAATGCGGGTATCCACCTTTTAGAAGCCTTTACCGAGCTGTACCGCGTTTGGCCAGATTCTCTAGTGCGGGAACGACTGATTGAGATGTTACATCTGGTACGCGATACAATGGTGAACGAGCGTGGGCATTTGAATCTTTTCTTTACTTCTGATTGGCAACCTATTTCCTACGCCGACTCTTCCCAAACGGCTTGGGAAGCCAATTATGACGTAGACCATGTTTCTTTCGGTCATGATATTGAAACGGCTTTTCTGATGCTGGATGCATCCGAAGTTCTTGGTAACTTTGAGTACGATCAAACACTATCCGTTGCTAAAACACTAGTAGACCATACGCTAAAAGCTGGTTTCGATCCGGCCAGGAGCGGAATTTATCAGCGAGGCTATTACCTACCGGACGATTCTACCGTGAGCATTATCGACTCGGAGAAAGACTGGTGGTCGCAGGCCGAAGGGTTGAATACTTTGCTGCTTTTTGCCGAACTGTACCCTGATGAGCCTCAGTACGCCGAAGAATTTGCTGACTTATGGAAGTATACCCGCACCTACCTGATTGATTATGAAAATCAGGGATGGTACAATTTAGGCTTGGATATTACTCCCGAATCCCGCACAGCATCCAAGGGGCAAGCCTGGAAGGCTAATTACCACAACGGGCGCACTTTGATGTCGCTTATCGCCCGCCTTTCTCCCTGA
- a CDS encoding bile acid:sodium symporter family protein, producing MNQRSVYKLLPGLAGASALIALVLFVMGNASGAGPFLIAFFVLLAISFRGYESLRGFSFTAVIFASVTVAMYYPANFQEVGGYDLKNLFTPLLQLIMFGMGTAIGFSDFLGVIKMPRGVLVGVICQFSIMPFVGFSIAHLLGVEPEIAAGIILIGSSPSGLASNVMAYLAKANLALSITLTAIATLLAPLITPNLMGWLAGEFVEVDVLGMMWSMVRIVIIPVSAGVLFNHFFSGKFKWLDEAMPYVSMFGIAYIITIITAAGRDNLLEVGAILILAGIFHNLSGYFLGYWGARLFRMPEQDCRTVALEVGMQNGGLASALANEMGKVATVGLAPAIFGPVMNITGSTLATYWRGKSLPDDPEKEVAPIEHDKATT from the coding sequence ATGAACCAGCGTTCAGTTTATAAATTACTACCCGGTCTAGCGGGAGCCAGCGCACTCATTGCCTTGGTGCTCTTTGTTATGGGCAACGCATCGGGTGCGGGACCTTTTCTAATTGCTTTTTTCGTATTACTTGCTATTAGCTTTCGTGGTTACGAATCGTTGCGCGGGTTCTCTTTTACCGCGGTGATTTTTGCTTCGGTGACGGTCGCTATGTACTACCCGGCTAATTTTCAGGAAGTTGGGGGCTACGACTTAAAAAATTTATTTACCCCGCTTTTGCAACTGATTATGTTTGGGATGGGAACCGCCATCGGCTTCAGCGATTTTTTGGGAGTGATAAAAATGCCTCGGGGGGTGCTGGTCGGTGTGATTTGTCAGTTCAGTATCATGCCATTTGTGGGGTTCAGTATTGCTCATTTACTAGGCGTTGAACCGGAGATTGCCGCCGGAATTATTCTGATTGGCTCATCGCCCAGTGGTTTGGCTTCTAATGTGATGGCTTACTTGGCAAAAGCGAATCTGGCTTTGTCTATTACCTTAACCGCCATTGCTACCTTGTTGGCTCCACTCATCACTCCTAATTTAATGGGTTGGCTGGCCGGAGAATTTGTGGAGGTAGACGTATTGGGAATGATGTGGAGCATGGTTCGCATCGTAATTATTCCGGTGTCTGCTGGGGTGTTATTTAATCACTTCTTCAGCGGTAAATTTAAGTGGTTAGATGAAGCTATGCCTTACGTTTCTATGTTCGGCATTGCCTACATTATCACCATTATTACGGCAGCGGGACGGGATAATCTATTGGAAGTGGGAGCCATTCTGATTCTGGCGGGAATCTTCCATAACCTATCCGGCTATTTTCTGGGATACTGGGGAGCACGTTTGTTCCGAATGCCCGAACAAGACTGCCGAACGGTGGCTCTGGAAGTTGGAATGCAAAACGGTGGTTTAGCCTCAGCCTTAGCCAACGAAATGGGCAAAGTAGCTACCGTAGGATTAGCTCCGGCGATTTTTGGTCCGGTGATGAACATTACCGGATCAACCTTAGCTACCTACTGGCGGGGAAAATCCTTACCCGATGACCCCGAAAAAGAAGTAGCTCCCATTGAACACGATAAAGCCACTACGTAG
- a CDS encoding mandelate racemase/muconate lactonizing enzyme family protein — MNKYLQNLLKVPQKTVANSNRRDFIQKASLGGLSLGAFANSSIEETLEYSTQKVNKYSKPADLKITDLRVVEIVDAPMPCPVIRIDTNQGIYGLGEVRDHASPKYALFLKSRLLGENPCNVDRVFKKIKQFGGHSRQAGGVCAVEMALWDLAGKAYNVPAYQLVGGKFRDRVRMYADTTGSDDPVEYAKRMKARVDQGFTFLKMDFGIQMLKDEKNMVINRGMNDIGKQWDRKFGSYGSTAHPFTRIQITDAGLEKIVDYVRQVRDIVGYEVPLAADHFGHFDTNEAIRLGNALEPYRLAYLEDLVPWQYMDKWKQITHAINTPTLTGEDIYLKEEFIKLIDAQAIDMIHPDLASSGGILETKKIGDYAEENGIPMMMHFAGTPVSLMANVHCAAATQNFIALEHHSVDIPWWEDLVTGIDKPIVQDGHVVVPDKPGLGVELNEDVVKKHMRKGTKYFAPTEEWNTVDSADRLWS, encoded by the coding sequence ATGAACAAGTATTTGCAGAATTTACTGAAGGTGCCTCAGAAGACTGTCGCCAATAGCAACCGTCGTGATTTTATTCAAAAAGCCAGCTTAGGTGGCCTGTCACTCGGGGCTTTTGCTAATAGCTCAATCGAGGAAACACTAGAGTATTCAACTCAGAAAGTGAACAAGTATTCTAAGCCTGCCGATCTGAAAATTACCGATCTACGGGTGGTAGAGATTGTAGATGCCCCAATGCCTTGTCCGGTTATTCGGATTGATACTAACCAAGGTATTTACGGTTTGGGGGAGGTACGCGACCACGCCAGTCCTAAATATGCCTTGTTTCTGAAAAGTCGGTTGTTGGGGGAAAATCCCTGTAACGTAGATCGGGTGTTCAAAAAAATTAAGCAGTTTGGTGGGCATTCCCGGCAAGCGGGCGGCGTCTGCGCGGTAGAGATGGCCCTGTGGGATTTGGCGGGTAAAGCTTATAACGTTCCTGCCTATCAGCTCGTCGGTGGTAAATTTCGCGACCGGGTTCGGATGTACGCCGATACAACGGGTTCCGATGATCCGGTTGAGTACGCTAAGCGCATGAAGGCGCGGGTTGATCAGGGCTTTACCTTTCTAAAGATGGATTTTGGCATTCAGATGCTGAAGGATGAAAAGAATATGGTAATTAACCGGGGGATGAATGACATTGGAAAGCAATGGGATCGGAAGTTCGGTAGCTATGGTTCCACCGCCCACCCCTTCACCCGTATTCAAATTACTGATGCAGGACTGGAGAAAATAGTAGATTACGTGCGGCAGGTACGCGATATTGTAGGTTATGAAGTTCCGCTAGCCGCCGATCACTTCGGTCACTTCGATACCAACGAAGCTATCCGGTTAGGAAATGCGCTGGAACCGTACCGTCTGGCTTATCTGGAAGATTTGGTGCCCTGGCAGTATATGGATAAATGGAAGCAGATCACCCACGCTATTAATACCCCCACGCTAACCGGCGAGGATATTTACCTCAAAGAAGAATTCATCAAGCTGATTGATGCCCAGGCTATTGACATGATTCATCCTGATTTAGCATCTTCGGGGGGAATTCTGGAAACCAAAAAGATTGGCGACTACGCCGAAGAAAACGGTATTCCGATGATGATGCACTTTGCCGGAACCCCAGTTTCGCTAATGGCAAACGTACACTGCGCTGCTGCTACCCAAAACTTTATTGCCCTGGAACACCATTCAGTTGACATACCTTGGTGGGAAGATTTGGTGACCGGGATAGATAAACCTATTGTGCAAGATGGTCATGTAGTAGTACCTGATAAGCCAGGTTTAGGGGTAGAGCTGAACGAAGATGTAGTAAAAAAACACATGCGAAAAGGTACCAAATATTTTGCCCCCACTGAAGAATGGAATACCGTCGATTCGGCTGATCGTTTGTGGAGTTAA
- a CDS encoding heparinase II/III domain-containing protein: protein MRTWKTELGKKSYSSIYSMTSPANEILFFSLRLKTGVRQKHVLPGRMRLYDLQHPPVNRWEAPEFTWLIRATMATGYITLLRLLQHCRTSPKTISLALIAWLVCWQFTLVSAQESNPTVVWDIASFQQQLSTHKEVADLWSILKKAADSDLTEPAWTPASELPGREAVHVNRRNLNDGLMRKVGRRIERAALVYRITGDERYLASAWRQITVLFNDPLWADWRDLAHQNYANSYVDIRTGDLSAALGITYGWLQEGLTEEQRAEFIEGVDRQVIQPFLKSVEQNVWWLDAGHNWTTRVVGGIGILGVALQGSHPQAGQIITIAEEAMYGYLDHLGEDGSFNESPGYVSDLTAAARYFKVRSGSQSDKAKKTINQLVKAAHWTVWTLLPGFRQMAFGDTKTKRPLRSEFAGAIAAASGDQLTQWLFLSGGNLREGIDPRRLDPEAVLAYNPSVKPLSPAELLPLAKAFYNQGGLVISRTGWDLSSESQDVVVYAKHGREQSHGHDDVGQVAMTVGTQAIIVEVGNNFTYPSDYFGTNRPEYYPASARGHNIITFGSEPDAGMNPQGRGELVFFEEEESSTHWKMDLSKAYLDQRKVTREVLHGRPSLLVVLDEVELPNEEQITLRWHSGGEPTSLIPGGYQFQAGDHTAALHITALAGKSPTYSVQNHSFAPPYDESRDGQKLPQYREPLVSITTQDKAIRWLTVVAFAQGSSTPIVQQIDQNTWQIEHGGKKVTVLLTSDGLEWKQ from the coding sequence ATGCGTACTTGGAAAACCGAACTTGGTAAGAAGAGCTATTCTTCAATCTACAGTATGACCAGTCCCGCCAACGAAATATTGTTTTTCTCTCTAAGATTAAAGACGGGTGTACGACAAAAACACGTGCTGCCTGGCCGGATGAGGCTTTACGATTTACAGCATCCCCCGGTCAATAGATGGGAGGCCCCGGAATTCACGTGGCTAATCCGGGCCACCATGGCAACGGGATACATCACTTTGCTGAGGCTATTGCAACACTGTCGTACATCCCCAAAGACTATAAGTCTGGCTTTAATTGCGTGGCTTGTATGCTGGCAATTTACCCTGGTCTCAGCACAAGAATCCAACCCAACGGTAGTTTGGGATATTGCATCTTTCCAGCAGCAGCTCTCAACGCATAAAGAGGTAGCCGATCTATGGTCGATACTTAAAAAAGCGGCTGATTCAGACTTAACGGAGCCTGCCTGGACACCTGCTTCCGAACTACCTGGAAGGGAAGCCGTACACGTGAACCGCCGAAACCTCAACGACGGGCTGATGCGGAAAGTTGGACGGCGTATTGAACGAGCCGCGTTAGTCTATCGCATTACAGGTGATGAGCGATATTTGGCGAGTGCCTGGCGACAGATAACCGTACTGTTTAATGATCCGCTCTGGGCTGATTGGCGGGACTTGGCTCATCAGAATTATGCTAATAGCTACGTGGATATTCGTACCGGAGATTTATCGGCGGCACTGGGAATTACCTACGGTTGGCTCCAAGAAGGGCTTACCGAAGAACAACGGGCTGAGTTTATAGAAGGAGTAGATCGGCAAGTGATTCAGCCTTTTCTGAAGAGCGTGGAGCAAAATGTGTGGTGGCTAGATGCCGGTCATAACTGGACCACCCGGGTGGTAGGCGGAATTGGTATTTTGGGAGTTGCCCTACAAGGCAGTCACCCGCAAGCGGGGCAAATTATCACTATCGCCGAAGAAGCCATGTATGGTTATCTAGATCATTTGGGGGAAGATGGTTCGTTCAACGAGTCGCCGGGGTATGTGAGTGATTTGACAGCGGCAGCTCGATACTTCAAGGTACGAAGTGGCAGTCAAAGTGATAAAGCAAAAAAAACTATAAATCAGCTAGTTAAAGCAGCTCACTGGACAGTGTGGACGCTGCTGCCGGGCTTTCGCCAGATGGCTTTTGGCGATACTAAAACCAAGCGACCACTGCGAAGTGAATTTGCCGGAGCCATTGCAGCAGCTAGTGGCGATCAGCTTACTCAGTGGCTGTTTTTGTCGGGCGGTAACCTACGAGAAGGGATCGATCCGCGCCGTCTCGATCCTGAAGCAGTACTGGCATACAATCCTTCCGTAAAGCCGTTATCACCTGCTGAGCTACTGCCGTTAGCGAAGGCTTTTTACAACCAAGGCGGTTTAGTCATCAGCCGTACAGGCTGGGATTTATCATCCGAAAGTCAGGACGTGGTGGTATACGCTAAGCACGGTCGCGAGCAAAGCCACGGTCACGATGATGTAGGTCAGGTTGCCATGACGGTCGGTACGCAGGCCATCATTGTGGAGGTTGGTAACAATTTTACGTATCCGTCTGACTACTTCGGGACTAACCGTCCGGAGTATTACCCCGCTAGTGCCCGTGGGCACAACATTATCACGTTTGGTAGCGAACCGGATGCAGGCATGAATCCTCAGGGGCGAGGTGAGTTGGTCTTCTTTGAAGAAGAGGAAAGTAGTACCCATTGGAAAATGGATCTAAGCAAAGCTTATCTTGACCAACGCAAGGTAACCCGGGAAGTGCTGCACGGACGGCCTTCTTTATTAGTAGTGCTAGATGAGGTAGAGCTACCTAATGAAGAACAAATTACTTTACGCTGGCACAGCGGGGGCGAACCAACGTCATTAATACCGGGAGGCTACCAATTTCAGGCAGGTGACCACACGGCAGCCCTGCATATTACTGCTTTGGCGGGTAAATCGCCGACCTACTCAGTGCAGAATCATTCTTTTGCACCGCCCTACGATGAGAGCCGGGATGGCCAGAAATTACCTCAGTACCGCGAGCCGCTGGTGTCAATTACGACTCAAGATAAGGCGATTCGTTGGCTTACGGTGGTGGCATTCGCTCAAGGTAGTAGCACGCCTATTGTTCAACAGATAGATCAGAATACTTGGCAGATTGAGCACGGAGGCAAGAAAGTAACGGTACTGTTAACCTCAGACGGATTGGAATGGAAACAATAG
- a CDS encoding RraA family protein — MHYSFVFLLLFCLTSQSLFAQILTLSRDEMIKLTSRWEGERYPDGRPKVPNEILERVKDISIEEAWGSMRGEEYHNQFEGNWMMIHEDQPIVGRALTAQYMPTRPDLEETLKAEGEADGRIGGMNSWPIDELQMGDVYVADGYGKVVDGTLIGDNLGNSIYAKSGNGVVFDGSLRDLAGLEKIEGFNAFVRGWDPSFIKDMTLGGLNTPIRIGRATVLPGDVVLAKREGVIFIPAHMVEDVLINAEFVALRDKFGIQRLREGKYTPGEIDTRWTDPIKQDFMAWLDENPDEMPMSREELDAYLENRTW; from the coding sequence ATGCATTACTCCTTCGTTTTTCTACTACTTTTTTGCCTCACCAGCCAATCTTTATTTGCCCAAATCCTGACGCTTAGCCGGGACGAAATGATAAAACTAACCAGCCGGTGGGAAGGTGAGCGTTACCCTGATGGTCGCCCTAAAGTTCCCAACGAGATACTGGAGCGGGTTAAAGATATTTCCATTGAAGAAGCCTGGGGTAGTATGCGCGGTGAAGAGTATCATAATCAATTTGAAGGTAATTGGATGATGATCCACGAAGATCAACCTATTGTTGGTCGGGCGCTAACTGCCCAGTATATGCCCACTCGCCCCGATTTGGAAGAAACTCTTAAAGCCGAAGGCGAGGCCGATGGGCGCATTGGAGGAATGAACTCCTGGCCCATTGACGAATTGCAAATGGGCGACGTTTACGTAGCAGATGGTTACGGTAAAGTAGTGGATGGCACCCTAATTGGAGATAACTTAGGAAACTCCATCTACGCCAAATCAGGCAACGGGGTGGTCTTCGACGGTTCACTGCGCGACTTAGCAGGATTAGAAAAAATTGAAGGCTTTAACGCCTTCGTTCGCGGTTGGGATCCTTCGTTTATTAAAGATATGACCCTCGGAGGGTTAAATACGCCTATCCGCATTGGTCGTGCCACCGTTTTGCCGGGAGATGTGGTACTCGCTAAGCGAGAAGGTGTAATCTTTATTCCAGCCCATATGGTTGAAGATGTACTAATCAACGCCGAATTTGTGGCGCTACGCGATAAGTTTGGTATCCAACGATTGCGCGAAGGAAAATATACTCCCGGTGAAATTGACACTCGCTGGACTGACCCTATCAAACAAGACTTTATGGCTTGGCTAGACGAAAATCCCGACGAAATGCCTATGTCGCGGGAAGAGCTAGATGCGTACTTGGAAAACCGAACTTGGTAA
- a CDS encoding mandelate racemase/muconate lactonizing enzyme family protein has product MKNQPSNRRSFIQKGLAGAAGLSLLTNFGNDLFAAVQKQNLFSAPSDLQITDVKCAYIRNGHSLFVKVYSNQDIVGHGEAVDATAGTYYLVGMMGDRIKGKNPLNVHRIFEDVRRRGFFEGAQGGMYISVLTAIESALWDLAGKALNVPVYQLLGGKFRDSIRVYCDTASSREKPEIMGQRAKEVVDEHNFTAVKFDIDDSNDPNKYDPYNWTVGPAELQRMVDQITAVRESVGVNVDICVDMHGRFDTTSGKRVAKAMEPLHLMWLEEPIPAENAEAYKYITQSTSTPICAGENLYLAYGFRPLLEIGAVDIIMPDLQKAGGLGEAQRIANLANVYYVPFAPHMVASYLGAMASAHVCASVPNFLILEWQIYFHTNPMFKEIVHYDGEMIVDGYIPLSDKPGIGVEINEEGLKKYADKDMPFFT; this is encoded by the coding sequence TTGAAAAATCAACCATCAAACCGAAGATCATTCATTCAGAAGGGGCTGGCCGGAGCTGCCGGACTGAGCCTGCTTACGAATTTTGGCAACGACCTTTTTGCAGCAGTTCAAAAGCAAAACCTTTTCTCGGCACCATCAGATCTACAGATTACTGATGTGAAATGCGCTTACATCCGTAATGGGCATAGTTTGTTCGTGAAGGTTTACAGTAACCAGGATATTGTAGGGCACGGTGAGGCGGTAGATGCTACTGCCGGAACGTATTATCTGGTGGGAATGATGGGCGACCGGATAAAGGGAAAAAATCCGTTAAATGTGCATCGGATATTTGAAGACGTCCGTCGTCGTGGTTTCTTCGAAGGGGCGCAGGGTGGCATGTACATCTCAGTGCTCACTGCTATTGAATCCGCTCTATGGGATTTGGCGGGGAAGGCACTGAACGTTCCGGTCTATCAGTTACTCGGAGGAAAGTTCCGGGATAGTATCCGAGTGTACTGCGATACGGCCAGTAGCCGAGAAAAACCGGAGATCATGGGGCAGCGAGCCAAAGAGGTAGTTGATGAACATAACTTCACGGCGGTGAAATTTGATATTGACGATAGCAACGATCCTAATAAGTACGATCCCTATAATTGGACAGTAGGACCGGCTGAATTACAACGCATGGTTGACCAGATTACCGCAGTGCGGGAGTCAGTAGGGGTAAACGTAGATATTTGCGTGGATATGCATGGTCGTTTTGATACAACCTCTGGTAAACGGGTAGCAAAAGCGATGGAACCGCTACATCTTATGTGGCTGGAAGAACCTATTCCGGCAGAGAATGCGGAAGCCTACAAATATATCACTCAATCGACTAGTACCCCAATCTGTGCCGGAGAGAATCTTTATTTAGCCTACGGATTTCGACCTCTGCTGGAGATTGGAGCCGTAGATATTATCATGCCTGATCTACAAAAAGCGGGTGGCTTAGGTGAAGCTCAGCGCATCGCGAATTTAGCTAATGTCTACTACGTACCGTTTGCTCCGCATATGGTGGCTTCCTACTTAGGGGCGATGGCTTCGGCTCACGTCTGCGCGTCGGTACCGAACTTTTTAATTCTGGAGTGGCAAATTTATTTTCATACGAATCCGATGTTCAAAGAAATAGTCCACTACGATGGTGAGATGATCGTGGACGGCTACATTCCGCTATCGGATAAACCCGGAATTGGAGTGGAGATTAATGAAGAAGGGCTGAAGAAATACGCTGATAAAGATATGCCCTTCTTTACCTAA